One genomic segment of Tursiops truncatus isolate mTurTru1 chromosome 4, mTurTru1.mat.Y, whole genome shotgun sequence includes these proteins:
- the HPS3 gene encoding BLOC-2 complex member HPS3 isoform X4: MVQLYNLHPFGSQEVVPCKLEPERFCGGGRDALFVAAGCKVEAFAVAGQGLCQPRCAFSTLGRVLRLAYSEAGDYLVAIEEKNKATFLRAYVNWRSKRTENSRVCIRMVGHDVEAPFSETFRDQMSIVEMPLSEAPLCISCCPVKGDLLVGCTNKLVLFSLKYQIINGEFSILDFERSLIIHIDNITPVEISFCIGYVAVVSDLEVLILKLESDPKNGERVNRHPRKTNNPVKLSEDISNETLQLESDDFVICQKPMELLGEKSKQSGIAVTLESTGLADEKIKYFHVQHLLYRRFAPDISSCVLSDDIKLHSLQLLPIYQTGSLTSERKHSSQEKELLSLFCFFSLPHVGYLYMVVKSVELMSVYQYPEKSQQAVLTPQFLHVITSNNLQCYTVRCSAAAAREEDPYVDTTLKACPPVSMDVCALRIQLFIGLKAICHFKNHIILLTKADPETIPERRESPKRLLSRKGTSVNLKTPPVAEAGWNLYIVNTISPVQLYKEMVDYSNTYKTAKTQSCIHLLSEAHLLVRAALMDAGQLEPGEKAELLEAFKESCGHLGDCYSRLDTQYSHLALPYYKMSGLSMAEVLARVDWALEDGTQKYERGLIFYINHSLYENLDEELSEELAAKVVQMFYVAEPKQLPHILCSPSMKNIDPLTAISYLRKLDTSGFSSVLVTLTKAAMALKMRDLDMHRNEMKSHSEMKLVCGFILEPRLLIQQRKGQIVPTEFAVHLKETQPGLLVASVLGLQKNNKIGIEEADSFFKVLCGKDEDTIPQLLVDFWEAQLVACLPDVVLQELFFKLTSQYIWRLSKRQPPDTTPLRTSEDLINTCSHYGLISPWVNVLISSESLADKNYMEDLSKLQSLICGPSFDIASIIPFLEPLSEDTVAGLSIHVLCRTRLEEYERCIDRLLERCPEAVIPYANHELKEENRTLWWKKLLPELCQRIKCGGEKYQLYLSSLKGAVKFSLVKVSMPEGA; the protein is encoded by the exons GAGACTATTTGGTAGCaattgaagagaaaaacaaagctacGTTTCTGCGCGCTTATGTGAACTGGAGAAGTAAAAGGACTGAAAACTCCCGAGTGTGTATCCGAATGGTCGGACATGACGTGGAGGCACCCTTCAGTGAAACCTTCAGAGACCAGATGTCTATCGTGGAAATGCCGCTTTCTGAGGCCCCCCTGTGCATTTCCTGTTGCCCTGTGAAAGGAGACCTTCTTGTTGGCTGCACAAATAAGTTAGTTTTATTTAGTTTGAAGTATCAGATCATTAATGGAGAATTCTCAATATTGGACTTTGAGCGTTCTTTAATTATCCATATAGATAATATCACCCCTGTTGAAATTTCTTTTTGTATTGGATATGTCGCTGTCGTGTCAGACTTAGAGGTTTTAATCCTAAAACTGGAGTCAGACCCCAAAAATGGAGAGCGTGTTAACCGCCATCCACGTAAGACCAACAATCCAGTGAAACTGTCAGAAG acatCAGTAATGAGACTTTGCAGCTTGAGTCAGATGATTTTGTTATCTGCCAAAAGCCCATGGAACTTCTTGGTGAAAAAAGCAAACAGTCTGGAATAGCTGTTACACTGGAGTCAACAGGATTAgctgatgaaaaaataaaatatttccacgTTCAGCACCTGCTCTATAG ACGTTTTGCTCCTGATATTTCATCCTGTGTCTTGTCGGATGACATCAAGTTGCATTCACTTCAGCTGCTGCCCATTTACCAAACTG GGTCTCTTACTTCTGAGAGAAAACATTCATCTCAGGAGAAAGAGTTGCTGagcctcttttgttttttctcattacCTCATGTGGGCTATCTGTACATGGTTGTCAAATCTGTTGAATTAATGTCAGTCTACCAGTATCCTGAGAAGTCTCAGCAGGCGGTGCTCACACCACAGTTTTTGCATGTCATCACGAG taACAACCTGCAGTGTTACACAGTGCGGTGCAGTGCGGCGGCCGCTCGGGAGGAGGACCCGTATGTGGACACCACCCTGAAG gCTTGCCCACCTGTCAGTATGGATGTCTGTGCTTTAAGAATACAGCTTTTCATAGGCTTGAAAGCCATCTGTCACTTTAAAAACCACATTATACTTCTGACCAAGGCAGACCCTGAAACAATTCCTGAGAGAAGAGAGTCACCCAAGAGGCTTCT ttCTAGAAAAGGTACCAGTGTTAATCTCAAAACACCTCCTGTAGCTGAGGCTGGGTGGAATTTGTATATTGTGAATACGATCTCACCAGTGCAACTGTACAAAGAAATG GTAGACTACAGTAACACCTACAAGACTGCAAAAACGCAGAGCTGCATCCACCTTCTCAGCGAGGCTCACCTGTTAGTGAGAGCTGCCCTGATGGATGCCGGTCAGCTGGAACCTGGAGAAAAAGCCGAGCTTTTAGAAGCATTTAAAGAAAGCTGTGGGCACCTTGGAGACTGCTACAGCAG GCTTGACACCCAGTATTCCCACCTCGCCTTGCCATACTATAAGATGTCTGGTTTGTCTATGGCTGAAGTTTTGGCCCGAGTGGACTGGGCATTAGAGGATGGAACGCAGAAATACGAAAGGGGATTAATCTTTTACATTAATCATTCACTTTATGAAAACCTGGATGAAGAATTAAGTGAA GAATTGGCAGCAAAAGTGGTTCAGATGTTTTATGTCGCTGAGCCGAAGCAACTGCCCCATATTCTCTGTAGTCCTTCTATGAAGAATATTGATCCTTTAACTGCCATAAGCTATTTAAGGAAGCTGGATACTTCTGGATTTTCATCAGTCTTAGTGACATTGACCAAGGCAGCAATGGCTTTGAAAATGAGAGATCTTGACATgcacagaaatgaaatgaaaagccaTTCAGAG ATGAAGTTGGTATGTGGCTTCATTCTGGAACCTCGGCTATTGATTCAACAGAGGAAAGGACAGATTGTTCCAACTGAATTTGCAGTTCACTTGAAGGAGACTCAGCCTGGATTGCTTGTGGCTTCAGTCCTTGGCTTACAGAAGAACAACAAAATTGGAATTGAAGAAGCAGATTCCTTCTTTAAG GTGCTCTGTGGTAAAGATGAAGATACGATTCCTCAGCTCTTAGTAGACTTTTGGGAAGCTCAGCTGGTAGCGTGTCTCCCAGATGTGGTACTTCAGGAACTCTTTTTCAAGCTCACATCACAGTACATCTGGAGATTATCTAAGAGGCAGCCACCTGACACCACACCATTGAGAACATCAGAGGATCTG atAAACACCTGTAGTCATTATGGCTTAATCAGTCCATGGGTTAATGTCTTAATATCATCTGAATCCTTGGctgataaaaattatatggaagACCTTTCAAAATTACAG TCTCTCATATGTGGTCCTTCATTTGACATAGCTTCCATTATTCCATTCTTGGAGCCACTCTCAGAAGACACTGTTGCCGGCCTCAGCATCCATGTTCTGTGTCGTACGCGTTTGGAAGAGTATGAACGGTGCATAGACAGGCTGTTAGAGAGATGCCCGGAGGCAGTCATCCCATATGCTAATCATGAACTGAAAGAAGAGAATCGG ACTTTGTGGTGGAAAAAACTGCTGCCTGAACTTTGTCAGAGAATAAAATGTGGTGGAGAGAAATATCAACTTTACTTATCATCACTAAAAG
- the HPS3 gene encoding BLOC-2 complex member HPS3 isoform X5, translated as MVQLYNLHPFGSQEVVPCKLEPERFCGGGRDALFVAAGCKVEAFAVAGQGLCQPRCAFSTLGRVLRLAYSEAGDYLVAIEEKNKATFLRAYVNWRSKRTENSRVCIRMVGHDVEAPFSETFRDQMSIVEMPLSEAPLCISCCPVKGDLLVGCTNKLVLFSLKYQIINGEFSILDFERSLIIHIDNITPVEISFCIGYVAVVSDLEVLILKLESDPKNGERVNRHPRKTNNPVKLSEDISNETLQLESDDFVICQKPMELLGEKSKQSGIAVTLESTGLADEKIKYFHVQHLLYRRFAPDISSCVLSDDIKLHSLQLLPIYQTGSLTSERKHSSQEKELLSLFCFFSLPHVGYLYMVVKSVELMSVYQYPEKSQQAVLTPQFLHVITSNNLQCYTVRCSAAAAREEDPYVDTTLKACPPVSMDVCALRIQLFIGLKAICHFKNHIILLTKADPETIPERRESPKRLLSRKGTSVNLKTPPVAEAGWNLYIVNTISPVQLYKEMVDYSNTYKTAKTQSCIHLLSEAHLLVRAALMDAGQLEPGEKAELLEAFKESCGHLGDCYSRLDTQYSHLALPYYKMSGLSMAEVLARVDWALEDGTQKYERGLIFYINHSLYENLDEELSEELAAKVVQMFYVAEPKQLPHILCSPSMKNIDPLTAISYLRKLDTSGFSSVLVTLTKAAMALKMRDLDMHRNEMKSHSEMKLVCGFILEPRLLIQQRKGQIVPTEFAVHLKETQPGLLVASVLGLQKNNKIGIEEADSFFKVLCGKDEDTIPQLLVDFWEAQLVACLPDVVLQELFFKLTSQYIWRLSKRQPPDTTPLRTSEDLINTCSHYGLISPWVNVLISSESLADKNYMEDLSKLQGTQVRSWVREHSTCRGATKPMRHNY; from the exons GAGACTATTTGGTAGCaattgaagagaaaaacaaagctacGTTTCTGCGCGCTTATGTGAACTGGAGAAGTAAAAGGACTGAAAACTCCCGAGTGTGTATCCGAATGGTCGGACATGACGTGGAGGCACCCTTCAGTGAAACCTTCAGAGACCAGATGTCTATCGTGGAAATGCCGCTTTCTGAGGCCCCCCTGTGCATTTCCTGTTGCCCTGTGAAAGGAGACCTTCTTGTTGGCTGCACAAATAAGTTAGTTTTATTTAGTTTGAAGTATCAGATCATTAATGGAGAATTCTCAATATTGGACTTTGAGCGTTCTTTAATTATCCATATAGATAATATCACCCCTGTTGAAATTTCTTTTTGTATTGGATATGTCGCTGTCGTGTCAGACTTAGAGGTTTTAATCCTAAAACTGGAGTCAGACCCCAAAAATGGAGAGCGTGTTAACCGCCATCCACGTAAGACCAACAATCCAGTGAAACTGTCAGAAG acatCAGTAATGAGACTTTGCAGCTTGAGTCAGATGATTTTGTTATCTGCCAAAAGCCCATGGAACTTCTTGGTGAAAAAAGCAAACAGTCTGGAATAGCTGTTACACTGGAGTCAACAGGATTAgctgatgaaaaaataaaatatttccacgTTCAGCACCTGCTCTATAG ACGTTTTGCTCCTGATATTTCATCCTGTGTCTTGTCGGATGACATCAAGTTGCATTCACTTCAGCTGCTGCCCATTTACCAAACTG GGTCTCTTACTTCTGAGAGAAAACATTCATCTCAGGAGAAAGAGTTGCTGagcctcttttgttttttctcattacCTCATGTGGGCTATCTGTACATGGTTGTCAAATCTGTTGAATTAATGTCAGTCTACCAGTATCCTGAGAAGTCTCAGCAGGCGGTGCTCACACCACAGTTTTTGCATGTCATCACGAG taACAACCTGCAGTGTTACACAGTGCGGTGCAGTGCGGCGGCCGCTCGGGAGGAGGACCCGTATGTGGACACCACCCTGAAG gCTTGCCCACCTGTCAGTATGGATGTCTGTGCTTTAAGAATACAGCTTTTCATAGGCTTGAAAGCCATCTGTCACTTTAAAAACCACATTATACTTCTGACCAAGGCAGACCCTGAAACAATTCCTGAGAGAAGAGAGTCACCCAAGAGGCTTCT ttCTAGAAAAGGTACCAGTGTTAATCTCAAAACACCTCCTGTAGCTGAGGCTGGGTGGAATTTGTATATTGTGAATACGATCTCACCAGTGCAACTGTACAAAGAAATG GTAGACTACAGTAACACCTACAAGACTGCAAAAACGCAGAGCTGCATCCACCTTCTCAGCGAGGCTCACCTGTTAGTGAGAGCTGCCCTGATGGATGCCGGTCAGCTGGAACCTGGAGAAAAAGCCGAGCTTTTAGAAGCATTTAAAGAAAGCTGTGGGCACCTTGGAGACTGCTACAGCAG GCTTGACACCCAGTATTCCCACCTCGCCTTGCCATACTATAAGATGTCTGGTTTGTCTATGGCTGAAGTTTTGGCCCGAGTGGACTGGGCATTAGAGGATGGAACGCAGAAATACGAAAGGGGATTAATCTTTTACATTAATCATTCACTTTATGAAAACCTGGATGAAGAATTAAGTGAA GAATTGGCAGCAAAAGTGGTTCAGATGTTTTATGTCGCTGAGCCGAAGCAACTGCCCCATATTCTCTGTAGTCCTTCTATGAAGAATATTGATCCTTTAACTGCCATAAGCTATTTAAGGAAGCTGGATACTTCTGGATTTTCATCAGTCTTAGTGACATTGACCAAGGCAGCAATGGCTTTGAAAATGAGAGATCTTGACATgcacagaaatgaaatgaaaagccaTTCAGAG ATGAAGTTGGTATGTGGCTTCATTCTGGAACCTCGGCTATTGATTCAACAGAGGAAAGGACAGATTGTTCCAACTGAATTTGCAGTTCACTTGAAGGAGACTCAGCCTGGATTGCTTGTGGCTTCAGTCCTTGGCTTACAGAAGAACAACAAAATTGGAATTGAAGAAGCAGATTCCTTCTTTAAG GTGCTCTGTGGTAAAGATGAAGATACGATTCCTCAGCTCTTAGTAGACTTTTGGGAAGCTCAGCTGGTAGCGTGTCTCCCAGATGTGGTACTTCAGGAACTCTTTTTCAAGCTCACATCACAGTACATCTGGAGATTATCTAAGAGGCAGCCACCTGACACCACACCATTGAGAACATCAGAGGATCTG atAAACACCTGTAGTCATTATGGCTTAATCAGTCCATGGGTTAATGTCTTAATATCATCTGAATCCTTGGctgataaaaattatatggaagACCTTTCAAAATTACAG gggacacaggttcgatcctgggTCCGGGAAcactccacatgccgcggagcaactaagcccatgcgccacaactactga